Proteins encoded in a region of the Paenibacillus sp. E222 genome:
- a CDS encoding acetamidase/formamidase family protein, whose translation MFINRTIRKFGVSLGIIGMFTFALPSVGFSMPLQPTTLDKVEGDYYVTSAIENIRWGFLPNRDSSPILTVPSGSAVTFDTVSHEGLIEDQGRNPVEYFGKFGISSDGVLEDAKAIAASEMKHDYVKDGPHIITGPVAVEGAEPGDVLKVEVLSLQTRVPYGVISNRHGKGALPNEFPENTGPQEGASATKPELYNNVSIFTPIEEINGNWYGLLPTKAGKKVRFPINPFLGVMGVAPNTSEVVSSIPPIETGGNMDINELGVGATIYYPIQVKGGLFYTGDPHFAQGDGEVALTALEASLRGTVRLTVLKKGDPSLPHSGEFTQPFAETEDYWIPIGLDPDLDEAMKESVRESIQFLSDKLDMDRSVAYAYLSAATDYEVSQVVDRTKGVHGLIRKTDFLEYVDVAMNVGGTSIKPVVHNDEFYVPIRTISELLGGTVGWNHKTRTTQIKLGTKNISAQIGSEVYSINDKLVFNSKVPKLLNGETVVPVSVINEILGAYVNWTTIDKTLTANVSLSKKQ comes from the coding sequence ATGTTTATTAACCGAACCATTAGAAAATTTGGGGTTTCACTAGGGATTATCGGTATGTTTACATTTGCTCTACCTTCAGTGGGCTTTAGTATGCCGCTGCAACCAACAACCCTTGATAAGGTAGAAGGTGATTATTATGTAACGTCTGCGATTGAGAACATTCGCTGGGGATTCCTGCCTAATCGAGATAGCTCCCCAATTCTTACTGTACCCTCAGGAAGTGCGGTAACATTTGATACGGTATCGCATGAGGGACTGATCGAGGATCAAGGGAGAAATCCAGTGGAGTACTTCGGCAAGTTCGGTATCTCATCCGATGGAGTGTTGGAGGATGCGAAGGCCATTGCGGCTTCTGAGATGAAGCATGATTATGTAAAAGACGGACCTCATATTATCACTGGGCCAGTAGCAGTTGAGGGAGCGGAGCCAGGAGATGTTCTTAAAGTGGAAGTCCTTTCGTTACAAACTCGAGTTCCATATGGTGTCATTTCTAATCGCCATGGTAAAGGTGCCCTTCCTAACGAATTTCCGGAAAATACAGGCCCGCAAGAGGGAGCCAGCGCAACAAAACCGGAATTATATAATAATGTATCTATATTTACACCTATTGAAGAAATCAACGGTAATTGGTATGGTTTGTTACCAACAAAAGCTGGCAAGAAGGTACGTTTCCCAATTAACCCGTTTCTAGGTGTTATGGGGGTTGCACCAAATACCAGCGAAGTTGTGAGTTCTATCCCACCTATTGAAACAGGAGGGAATATGGATATTAATGAGTTGGGTGTTGGTGCAACTATTTATTATCCGATTCAAGTTAAAGGCGGGCTATTCTATACTGGAGATCCGCACTTTGCTCAAGGGGATGGAGAAGTAGCGTTAACTGCATTGGAAGCTTCCTTGAGGGGAACAGTTCGGTTAACGGTGTTGAAGAAAGGTGATCCATCACTGCCACACAGCGGAGAATTCACGCAACCCTTTGCTGAAACAGAGGATTATTGGATTCCAATTGGACTGGACCCGGATTTGGATGAAGCGATGAAAGAATCAGTACGTGAATCGATTCAATTCTTATCCGATAAGCTCGATATGGATAGAAGTGTAGCTTATGCGTACCTATCGGCCGCAACGGATTATGAAGTATCTCAGGTCGTAGACCGAACGAAAGGGGTTCATGGGCTCATTCGAAAGACCGATTTCCTTGAGTATGTCGACGTTGCCATGAATGTAGGTGGTACGTCAATCAAACCGGTTGTTCATAATGATGAGTTCTACGTACCGATTCGAACCATTTCGGAGCTATTGGGCGGTACAGTAGGATGGAATCATAAGACGCGTACCACGCAAATCAAATTAGGCACGAAAAATATAAGTGCTCAAATTGGTTCAGAGGTGTATTCAATTAACGATAAACTGGTGTTTAATAGTAAAGTACCAAAGCTGTTAAATGGGGAAACCGTAGTTCCGGTGTCTGTTATTAATGAAATACTAGGTGCTTATGTAAACTGGACGACGATCGACAAGACGTTGACAGCAAATGTATCGTTAAGTAAAAAGCAATAA
- the tnpA gene encoding IS200/IS605 family transposase: MANKSYSLAHTKWMCKYHIVFTPKYRRKEVYNQVRKDLIEIFKRLCTYKGVEIIEGHMMPDHVHMLVAIPPKIAVSTFMGYLKGKSSLMIFEKHAQLKYKYGNRKFWAEGYYVSTVGLNEATVRKYIREQEAHDQALDKLSVKEYEDPFSSNRSRKK, from the coding sequence ATGGCAAACAAGAGCTACAGTCTAGCTCACACAAAGTGGATGTGCAAATACCACATTGTATTCACCCCGAAGTATAGACGGAAAGAAGTCTATAATCAAGTCAGAAAAGATTTAATCGAAATATTCAAACGTCTATGTACGTACAAAGGAGTAGAAATTATAGAAGGTCATATGATGCCCGATCATGTTCACATGTTGGTAGCAATTCCACCAAAAATAGCTGTCTCAACGTTCATGGGATATCTAAAGGGAAAAAGTTCGCTCATGATCTTCGAGAAGCATGCCCAGCTCAAGTATAAATACGGCAATCGAAAGTTTTGGGCAGAAGGGTATTATGTGAGTACAGTGGGTCTAAATGAAGCAACGGTAAGAAAGTATATTCGTGAACAAGAAGCACATGATCAAGCGTTAGATAAGCTGAGTGTAAAAGAATACGAAGATCCATTCAGCAGTAACCGGAGCAGAAAGAAGTAA
- a CDS encoding sulfurtransferase, which translates to MKNIISIRWLLARMYEPDVVIADCRFLLGQPDAGRQAYEAGHIPGAVYLDLEKDLSAPVSAHGGRHPLPDPAALASRLSKAGIGSNARIIAYDDQGGMNASRLWWLLRYLGHEQVYVMDEGFSAWQNAKFPVTTDVPIQIPASFEVNIQPLMLASVQDVQQASVTGSAVLIDSRDARRYAGLEEPIDAKAGHIPGALNYFWKNVLGADGRWSGVEALEERFAKLGKDDAIIVYCGSGVSACPNVIALEEAGFSNAKLYSGSWSDWISYEGNPVATGNAEADRDV; encoded by the coding sequence ATGAAAAATATTATATCCATTCGCTGGCTGCTCGCCAGAATGTATGAACCGGATGTGGTCATTGCCGATTGCCGATTCTTACTCGGTCAACCGGATGCCGGACGACAAGCTTACGAGGCTGGACATATTCCAGGTGCTGTCTATCTCGATCTCGAAAAAGATCTATCCGCTCCCGTATCTGCGCACGGAGGACGTCATCCGCTTCCAGATCCGGCTGCACTGGCAAGTCGCCTCTCCAAAGCCGGCATCGGCTCGAATGCACGCATTATTGCCTACGATGACCAAGGCGGCATGAACGCATCGCGATTGTGGTGGTTGCTTCGTTATCTGGGACATGAACAGGTGTATGTCATGGACGAAGGGTTCTCTGCCTGGCAGAATGCCAAGTTTCCAGTGACTACGGATGTGCCGATTCAGATTCCGGCTTCGTTTGAGGTGAACATCCAGCCGCTGATGCTGGCTAGTGTGCAGGATGTGCAGCAAGCCTCGGTAACTGGCAGCGCTGTGTTGATCGACTCCCGCGATGCCCGCCGTTATGCGGGGCTGGAGGAACCGATTGATGCCAAGGCCGGACATATTCCTGGTGCATTGAACTACTTTTGGAAAAACGTGCTTGGTGCAGATGGTCGCTGGTCTGGTGTTGAGGCATTGGAGGAGCGGTTCGCGAAGCTGGGGAAAGACGATGCCATTATTGTATACTGCGGCTCAGGTGTCTCCGCCTGTCCGAACGTCATTGCGCTGGAGGAAGCAGGATTCTCGAATGCGAAGCTATATTCCGGAAGCTGGAGCGACTGGATCAGTTATGAGGGGAATCCGGTGGCAACAGGTAATGCTGAAGCGGACAGAGACGTATAG
- a CDS encoding DMT family transporter codes for MTSLNRAGRSVFLLFFVGIIAISFSSIFVRWSTADVAVIAMYRLFLTNLLMLPFVWKYRHEMMRLNFRQWALLLASGVMLALHFLLWMGSLRLTSVASSTVILALEPILILAGSVWLFKAKINRMMIIGMGVALLGSIAIGAGDFQLAGTALRGDILSLLGTIAVAVHMLLGQFLRAGLSAFSYNFWVFFVAACTLAVYNLVNGHPFGGYAASEWGIFLLLAIVPTIFGHYLFNWLLQYMNATTVSMGVLGEPVFSSLLAWMLLGESLNGLQMSAGVVIIFGVWIFIRYGKTKPQPIPSDAPAAGKGPIEPTVV; via the coding sequence ATGACTAGCTTGAACCGTGCCGGCAGATCGGTCTTTCTGCTATTCTTTGTCGGCATTATTGCCATTTCGTTTTCTTCCATCTTTGTACGTTGGTCCACAGCCGATGTCGCCGTCATCGCGATGTACCGACTGTTCCTCACCAATCTGTTAATGCTGCCTTTTGTGTGGAAATATCGGCATGAGATGATGCGTTTAAACTTCAGACAGTGGGCTTTACTGCTCGCATCCGGCGTCATGCTGGCACTGCACTTCCTGCTCTGGATGGGATCGCTTCGGCTCACGAGTGTAGCCAGTTCAACGGTGATTCTCGCGTTGGAGCCGATATTGATTCTTGCCGGTTCCGTATGGCTGTTCAAAGCCAAAATTAACCGCATGATGATCATCGGTATGGGCGTTGCCCTGCTTGGATCGATCGCTATTGGAGCTGGAGATTTCCAGTTGGCAGGCACAGCGCTGCGGGGGGATATTCTTTCTTTGCTCGGGACGATCGCTGTGGCGGTACACATGCTGCTTGGACAGTTTTTACGTGCCGGACTAAGTGCCTTCTCCTATAACTTCTGGGTATTTTTCGTAGCTGCCTGTACGCTTGCGGTATATAATCTGGTTAATGGTCACCCGTTTGGCGGTTATGCGGCTTCCGAGTGGGGAATTTTCCTGTTGCTCGCAATCGTGCCAACCATCTTTGGGCATTATCTCTTCAACTGGCTGCTTCAATATATGAATGCTACGACCGTATCGATGGGGGTTCTAGGGGAACCTGTATTTTCCTCTCTACTAGCCTGGATGCTACTCGGCGAATCTCTCAATGGACTTCAGATGTCTGCCGGGGTTGTCATTATTTTCGGGGTATGGATCTTCATTCGGTATGGCAAAACCAAACCACAGCCCATTCCCTCAGATGCTCCTGCAGCTGGAAAAGGGCCAATCGAACCTACAGTGGTGTAA
- a CDS encoding polysaccharide deacetylase family protein codes for MRVQQQRAGESGGIPHRTSRTKTHGRRKIRYGRLSAALVLLALLIIGLTYAFIGMTHWIKGYVSPPPVAAIEQPTKLGMIEMTPESKEEPARFQGQVRKLAYITFDDGPSVYTDQLLDILKQHEAKATFFMIGRQLNQHKEAVERLVKEGSYPGLHSMTHNYNKLYKSGSSSNFVKEFKKEQKMVQDLIGFTPHLIRAPYGSSPQIGESFRGDIAAAGFKMWDWTTDSLDWNLPGQPDKIVERISSSVHRDKEVILMHEREQTVQALPRILKLLEDRGYEFEVYDPNAHWVSNFSADTRL; via the coding sequence GTGAGAGTTCAACAACAGAGAGCGGGAGAGAGTGGCGGCATTCCGCATAGAACAAGCCGAACCAAGACGCATGGAAGAAGAAAAATCCGGTATGGGAGACTGAGTGCTGCGCTGGTGCTTCTGGCACTGCTCATTATCGGTTTAACATATGCATTCATTGGCATGACGCACTGGATCAAGGGTTATGTATCACCTCCGCCAGTAGCTGCAATTGAACAGCCAACCAAGCTTGGCATGATTGAAATGACACCGGAGTCCAAAGAGGAGCCTGCGCGGTTCCAGGGTCAGGTGCGCAAGCTGGCATACATAACGTTTGATGATGGACCAAGTGTATATACCGATCAACTGTTGGATATTTTGAAACAGCATGAGGCAAAGGCAACCTTTTTCATGATTGGACGTCAGTTGAATCAACACAAGGAAGCGGTGGAGCGGCTTGTCAAAGAGGGCAGCTATCCGGGGCTTCACAGCATGACACATAACTATAACAAATTGTATAAGAGCGGAAGCTCCTCTAACTTTGTGAAGGAGTTCAAAAAGGAGCAGAAGATGGTTCAGGATCTGATCGGTTTTACGCCGCATCTGATTCGTGCTCCGTACGGCAGCAGTCCCCAGATCGGAGAATCCTTCAGGGGTGATATTGCTGCGGCCGGATTCAAAATGTGGGATTGGACTACCGACTCCCTCGACTGGAACCTTCCAGGTCAGCCGGACAAAATCGTGGAACGGATTAGCAGCAGTGTGCATCGGGATAAGGAAGTGATTCTGATGCATGAGCGCGAGCAAACGGTACAGGCGCTGCCACGCATTTTGAAACTGCTTGAAGATCGGGGTTATGAGTTTGAGGTCTACGATCCCAATGCACATTGGGTATCCAATTTTAGCGCAGACACCCGCCTGTAA
- a CDS encoding YkyA family protein, which translates to MLRRKKIALAGVSILLALLVSACGQPQEPAANQVNQLILTDQEMNQSLKELVRHEREDMELYGSILSKGKNKNSNLEALLDQADGHIAERRTLLEQAEAVMSRTKEQMEELRTSLDQLSFEKEENLAQAHTVLDQYEQRAASFEAFVASYRQSLDADEQLYALMRGSVEPNLVKIKRAIRERNSQYAKVAELRQQFNKQTKAFNGANAKLVQMEQAS; encoded by the coding sequence GTGCTTAGAAGAAAAAAGATAGCTCTGGCCGGGGTCAGCATATTGCTGGCTCTGCTTGTCAGTGCTTGCGGTCAGCCACAGGAACCTGCGGCAAATCAAGTCAATCAATTAATTCTTACCGATCAGGAGATGAATCAAAGCCTGAAGGAGCTTGTACGCCATGAACGGGAAGACATGGAATTATACGGATCGATACTGAGTAAAGGAAAGAACAAAAACAGTAATCTGGAGGCCTTGCTCGATCAGGCAGACGGACATATTGCCGAGCGAAGAACACTGCTGGAACAAGCTGAAGCGGTGATGAGCCGGACTAAAGAACAGATGGAAGAGCTGCGAACTTCGTTGGATCAGTTATCTTTTGAAAAGGAAGAGAACCTGGCTCAAGCCCACACGGTATTGGATCAGTATGAGCAAAGAGCTGCGTCATTTGAAGCGTTTGTTGCCTCCTACAGGCAGAGCCTTGATGCGGACGAGCAGTTATATGCATTGATGAGAGGCAGTGTGGAGCCCAATTTGGTTAAAATCAAACGTGCGATTCGGGAACGGAACAGCCAATATGCCAAAGTTGCCGAGTTAAGACAGCAGTTTAACAAGCAGACAAAAGCTTTTAACGGAGCCAACGCGAAGCTTGTGCAAATGGAGCAAGCCAGCTGA
- a CDS encoding GNAT family N-acetyltransferase, which yields MPGKKIRHIRVSDAHDIYLLNQEFNPSLRGFSEQQVKAKIEVILTKTNDMILVCEQDNEVIGYIHGSRYELLFADSLLNILGFVVKEKARNQGTGSLLIESLEQWGKNNGYSGIKLLSHPSRTHAHHFYERRGYVFTKDQKNFIKTFE from the coding sequence ATGCCAGGAAAAAAGATAAGACATATCAGGGTGTCGGATGCTCATGATATTTATCTGCTGAATCAGGAATTTAACCCGAGTCTGCGTGGATTTTCCGAGCAGCAGGTTAAGGCAAAGATTGAGGTCATTCTAACGAAAACGAATGATATGATTTTGGTATGTGAGCAGGATAACGAAGTCATTGGTTATATTCATGGAAGTCGATATGAGTTGCTTTTTGCCGACTCTCTACTCAACATTTTAGGATTTGTTGTGAAGGAAAAGGCTAGAAATCAGGGCACAGGCAGCCTGTTGATAGAGTCTCTGGAGCAATGGGGAAAGAATAATGGCTACTCCGGAATTAAGCTGCTGTCTCATCCGAGTCGTACCCATGCTCACCACTTTTATGAACGACGTGGATATGTATTTACAAAGGATCAGAAAAATTTCATTAAAACATTTGAATAA
- a CDS encoding ADP-ribosylglycohydrolase family protein produces MLHKDRFQGCFIGLAAGDALGTTVEFSSPGTFEPVTDIVGGGVFNLAPGQWTDDTSMALCLAESLVRKENFDPGDQMRRYTNWYQVGYMSSTGTCFDIGGATRSALERFAATGEAYSGSTNPMTAGNGSIMRLAPVAMAYANQPDQAVRYAGLSSRTTHAAVESVEACEVLAAILVAGMRGADKDVMLRPDTCRQWREEKSFSPAIEEIVQGSYRDKVPPDIQGSGYVVRSLEAALWAFHQSSTFEEGALLAVNLGDDADTTGAVYGQIAGAYYGLSGIPAHWREKLAMQDTLVELSEALWLKAEAR; encoded by the coding sequence ATGCTGCATAAGGATCGTTTCCAAGGTTGTTTCATTGGGCTTGCCGCGGGAGATGCATTGGGAACCACAGTGGAATTCAGCAGTCCTGGCACATTTGAGCCTGTTACCGATATTGTGGGCGGCGGGGTGTTCAATCTGGCGCCTGGACAGTGGACGGATGATACGTCGATGGCCCTGTGTCTGGCAGAAAGCTTGGTGAGAAAAGAGAACTTTGATCCCGGGGACCAGATGCGCAGATATACGAATTGGTATCAGGTGGGTTACATGAGCAGTACGGGAACCTGCTTTGATATTGGCGGCGCTACTCGGAGTGCTCTTGAACGGTTTGCAGCAACCGGTGAAGCGTATAGTGGTTCAACCAATCCGATGACTGCGGGGAATGGTTCAATCATGCGGCTCGCACCTGTAGCCATGGCATATGCCAACCAGCCGGATCAAGCAGTGCGGTATGCTGGGTTGAGTTCCAGAACGACCCATGCCGCTGTTGAAAGTGTGGAAGCATGTGAAGTGCTGGCGGCAATATTGGTTGCAGGGATGCGCGGAGCGGACAAGGACGTGATGTTACGGCCTGATACCTGCCGCCAGTGGAGGGAAGAGAAATCTTTTTCACCAGCGATTGAAGAAATTGTTCAAGGATCATACCGAGATAAAGTACCGCCTGATATTCAGGGGAGCGGCTATGTTGTTCGTTCACTTGAAGCAGCGTTATGGGCATTCCATCAATCATCGACCTTCGAAGAGGGTGCGCTGCTGGCAGTGAATCTGGGGGATGATGCGGACACAACGGGAGCGGTATATGGGCAAATTGCCGGGGCGTATTATGGATTGAGTGGCATTCCGGCACACTGGCGAGAGAAGCTGGCCATGCAGGATACGCTGGTTGAATTGTCGGAGGCATTGTGGTTAAAGGCGGAAGCTAGATAG
- a CDS encoding MFS transporter: MRKTESTKAESEVPTSAKRGAFPLSLLCLTVGAFAIGMTEFIIMGLLPNVAADLNVSIPQAGQLITGYALGVAVGAPVLTVFTHKIPQKKLLVLLMCIFIIGNALSVIAPTYGLLISARILTAFAHGTFLGVGSLMATRLVAPERRAGAVSVVLAGLTIANIIGVPFGTFIGQQLGWRSSFGAITILGIISLLGIIRFIPVIQQGPPANLGQQFRNLVRPQVLLILLIGALGCGSLFAVFTYITPMLVDISGFAEQSVTWILVLFGVGVTLGNMLGGRLADWKLMPSLMVNFGILAVLLAALTLTLDNPYLAVTTIFCWGVAAFGIMPGLQIRIMNMTREAPLLATTSSHSAFNLGNAGGAYLGGFAITHTGLISVPLYAAVIAALGLLGLCISQVMERKQTSAENPDVVKPVSLH; encoded by the coding sequence ATGCGTAAGACAGAATCAACTAAAGCGGAATCCGAAGTTCCGACATCCGCTAAACGAGGGGCGTTTCCCTTATCCCTGTTATGCCTGACGGTAGGGGCTTTTGCCATTGGCATGACAGAGTTTATTATTATGGGCCTTCTGCCCAATGTGGCTGCGGATTTGAATGTGAGTATCCCTCAAGCAGGGCAGTTAATTACGGGTTACGCGCTTGGTGTGGCGGTGGGTGCGCCTGTACTAACCGTGTTCACGCACAAGATTCCGCAGAAAAAACTGCTGGTGCTGCTGATGTGTATTTTTATCATCGGGAATGCATTGTCTGTTATTGCTCCAACTTACGGGCTGCTCATCTCGGCGCGTATTCTGACGGCATTCGCCCACGGTACGTTTCTGGGTGTAGGTTCGCTGATGGCAACACGATTGGTTGCACCGGAGAGAAGGGCGGGGGCGGTATCCGTAGTCCTGGCTGGATTAACGATTGCCAACATTATCGGTGTGCCGTTTGGTACCTTCATCGGGCAGCAACTCGGATGGCGGTCATCATTTGGAGCCATTACCATTCTGGGCATCATCTCATTGCTTGGTATCATTCGTTTCATCCCGGTGATTCAGCAGGGACCGCCAGCAAACCTGGGACAGCAATTCCGGAATTTGGTTCGCCCCCAAGTGTTATTAATATTGCTGATTGGTGCGTTAGGTTGTGGAAGTCTGTTCGCTGTGTTCACCTATATAACACCAATGCTTGTTGATATTAGTGGTTTTGCCGAGCAGAGCGTGACCTGGATTCTGGTGCTGTTCGGTGTCGGCGTTACGTTGGGGAATATGCTTGGTGGTCGTCTGGCAGACTGGAAGCTGATGCCTTCGTTAATGGTTAACTTCGGTATATTGGCAGTTCTGTTGGCGGCCTTAACGTTGACGCTGGACAATCCATATCTCGCGGTAACCACCATATTTTGCTGGGGAGTCGCGGCTTTTGGTATCATGCCAGGCCTGCAAATTCGAATTATGAATATGACCCGCGAAGCACCGCTGCTGGCGACAACGTCGAGTCACTCGGCCTTTAATCTGGGCAACGCAGGTGGTGCCTATTTGGGCGGGTTTGCAATTACACATACGGGGCTCATCTCGGTACCGTTGTATGCAGCAGTTATTGCAGCACTTGGGTTGCTTGGACTGTGTATCAGTCAGGTGATGGAACGTAAACAGACCTCGGCCGAAAATCCAGACGTGGTTAAGCCAGTATCGTTACACTAA